Proteins from a single region of Oryza brachyantha chromosome 6, ObraRS2, whole genome shotgun sequence:
- the LOC102708627 gene encoding transcription factor SPATULA, which yields MDEQGRGFGLQGHHGLVLLHQQQQQRRRREMEREEEEEEEVEEEVRRQMFGAVVGGLAAFPALGRQREEVDCGGELGGFCDSEAGGSSEPEPAAARPRGGSGSKRSRAAEVHNLSEKRRRSKINEKMKALQSLIPNSNKTDKASMLDEAIEYLKQLQLQVQMLSMRNGVYLNPSYLSGALEPAQASQMFAALGGNNVTVAHPAVPEPPFHLESSQSHLRPFQLPGSSEMAFHGEIMPKHHLASHQESLPGNEMSSIRKESSMLNTDHFDGGSHNKEQL from the exons ATGGACGAGCAGGGCCGCGGGTTCGGTCTGCAGGGGCACCATGGCCTGGTGCTCctgcatcagcagcagcagcagcggaggaggagggagatggagcgggaggaggaggaggaggaggaggtggaagaGGAGGTGCGGCGCCAGATGTTCGGCGCCGTGGTCGGTGGGCTAGCGGCGTTCCCGGCTCTGGGCCGgcagcgggaggaggtggactGCGGCGGGGAGCTGGGCGGGTTCTGCGACAGCGAGGCGGGCGGGTCGTCGGAGcccgagccggcggcggcgcgcccccGCGGGGGCTCCGGCAGCAAGCggagccgcgccgccgaggtgCACAACCTCTCCGAGAAG aggaggaggagcaagaTCAACGAGAAGATGAAGGCATTGCAGAGCCTGATACCGAATTCCAACAAG ACTGACAAGGCATCCATGCTAGATGAAGCCATCGAGTACCTGAAGCAACTGCAGCTCCAAGTGCAG ATGCTCTCAATGAGAAATGGTGTTTACTTGAACCCATCATATTTATCTGGAGCGCTTGAACCTGCGCAAGCATCACAGATGTTTGCAGCACTTGGTGGCAACAATGTCACAGTGGCGCACCCTG CCGTTCCTGAGCCTCCATTTCACTTGGAGTCATCACAGTCCCACCTTCGACCATTTCAGTTGCCTGGATCTTCTGAG ATGGCGTTTCATGGAGAGATAATGCCAAAGCATCACCTAGCATCACATCAAGAAAGTCTGCCAG GAAACGAGATGAGCTCTATCAGGAAAGAATCATCCATGTTAAACACAGATCATTTTGATGGTGGCTCACATAACAAAGAGCAACTATAG
- the LOC102709184 gene encoding putative receptor protein kinase ZmPK1 encodes MRGFCIFTTAISFLLMLLTAAAKDQESSLARGSSFSTQGDTMAILVSPNGDFSCGFYKVATNAFTFSIWFSRSSEKTVAWTANRDAPVNGAGSRLTFRKDGTFALLDYNGKVVWSTNTTDTRANRAELLDYGNLVVTDPDGQNLWRSFDSPTDTLLPLQPITRNVKLVSASARGLLYSGFYNFLYDSNNVLTLVYNGPDTASIYWPNPSFDNPWKSGRSTYNSRRYGVLDQGGYFVSSDKLKFEASDLGDHVMRRLTLDYDGNLRLYSLNETSGSWSISWMAFSRVCQMHGVCGINSVCNYTPKLHCSCLRGFEVIEPSDWSKGCKRKENITAIWDKGNRNNTNNTISHDFSFRKNTGTDFWGYDIAYKESVPYSYCRNICLAINNCQGFGYRKGTGQCYPKYSLFNGKSFPDPYNDNYLKVPKGVSFTKESDYRLTHSCGVTEKLAYPSSQMSEDVSSKFAFGYFLSSVLTLLLIEVILIIVGFSVVQKWEKSPEITDEGYMIISSQFRRFSYKELHKATNCFKEELGSGGSGVVYKGVLDDERKVAVKKLNDVIYGEQELKSELSVIGRIYHMNLVRIWGFCVEKTNRLLVSEYIENGSLDRLLFDDHNLFPILKWSQRYNIALGVAKGLAYLHHECLEWIVHCDIKPENILLDKDFEPKIADFGLVKLLKQGTAQMLSRVHGTRGYIAPEWTLNLPITGKADVYSYGILLVELVKGSRVSRWVFDGKEEVELAVKCTVDTLNEKLASEDQSWLLEFIDRRLNGEFNYSQAATVLKIAVLCLEGDRRRRPSMDTVVETLHSAVG; translated from the coding sequence ATGAGAGGCTTCTGCATTTTCACCACAGCGATCTCCTTCCTTCTCATGCTCCTCACTGCTGCTGCAAAAGATCAAGAAAGCTCCCTTGCCAGAGGCTCCAGCTTCTCCACCCAGGGTGACACCATGGCCATCCTGGTGTCACCCAATGGGGACTTCTCGTGTGGCTTCTACAAGGTGGCCACCAACGCCTTCACCTTCTCCATCTGGTTCTCCAGGTCGTCGGAGAAGACCGTCGCGTGGACGGCCAACCGCGACGCTCCGGTGAACGGCGCGGGCTCCAGGCTCACCTTCCGGAAGGACGGGACCTTCGCCCTTCTCGACTACAATGGCAAAGTTGTATGGAGCACGAACACAACGGACACTCGAGCCAACCGAGCTGAGCTTCTCGACTATGGGAACCTTGTTGTCACGGATCCAGACGGGCAGAATCTATGGAGGAGCTTCGACTCGCCAACGGATACACTTTTGCCTCTGCAGCCAATAACTAGGAATGTTAAACTGGTATCTGCTTCTGCCAGGGGTTTGCTATATTCAGGCTTCTACAACTTTCTCTATGACAGTAACAATGTGCTGACTCTTGTCTACAATGGCCCTGACACTGCAAGCATATATTGGCCAAATCCTTCCTTTGATAACCCATGGAAGAGTGGGAGGTCAACTTATAACAGTAGACGCTATGGGGTTCTAGATCAGGGAGGCTATTTTGTATCAAGTgacaaacttaaatttgaagcctCTGATCTTGGTGATCATGTCATGAGGAGGTTGACACTGGATTATGATGGTAATCTTAGGCTATACAGCCTAAACGAAACCAGTGGCAGCTGGTCAATTTCTTGGATGGCATTCTCAAGAGTATGTCAAATGCATGGAGTGTGTGGCATAAACAGTGTCTGCAATTACACCCCGAAACTCCATTGTTCTTGCCTCCGAGGCTTCGAGGTGATTGAACCGAGTGACTGGAGCAAAGGGTGCAAGCGCAAGGAAAACATCACTGCTATCTGGGATAAAGGGAATAGAAACAATACAAACAACACTATCAGCCATGACTTCTCATTCAGAAAGAACACTGGAACTGACTTCTGGGGGTACGACATCGCCTACAAAGAGTCAGTGCCATACTCTTACTGTAGAAATATATGCCTGGCCATCAATAATTGCCAAGGCTTTGGTTACCGGAAAGGAACTGGCCAATGTTATCCAAAATACTCACTTTTCAATGGCAAGAGCTTCCCAGATCCTTACAATGACAACTATCTGAAAGTTCCTAAGGGAGTGTCATTTACCAAAGAATCAGATTATAGACTAACCCATTCCTGCGGAGTTACTGAAAAATTGGCCTACCCTTCATCCCAAATGTCTGAGGATGTCAGTTCCAAGTTTGCGTTTGGTTACTTCCTGTCTTCTGTTCTAACATTGCTTTTGATTGAAGTAATTTTAATCATTGTTGGGTTTTCAGTTGTTCAAAAGTGGGAGAAAAGCCCAGAGATTACTGACGAGGGCTACATGATCATTTCGAGTCAATTCCGGCGATTCAGCTACAAGGAGTTACACAAGGCAACCAATTGTTTTAAGGAAGAGCTGGGAAGTGGTGGATCAGGTGTGGTCTACAAGGGAGTCCTCGATGATGAAAGGAAGGTTGCAGTGAAAAAGCTAAATGATGTGATCTATGGAGAGCAGGAGTTAAAGTCTGAGTTAAGCGTCATAGGAAGAATATATCATATGAATCTGGTCAGAATTTGGGGGTTTTGTGTGGAGAAGACAAATAGGCTCTTGGTTTCTGAGTACATTGAGAACGGTTCTTTAGACAGACTTCTGTTTGACGATCACAACTTATTTCCTATCCTAAAATGGAGCCAAAGGTACAATATTGCACTTGGAGTGGCAAAAGGACTGGCATATCTCCACCATGAGTGTCTTGAATGGATTGTGCACTGCGATATCAAACCGGAAAACATATTGCTAGATAAAGACTTTGAGCCAAAGATTGCAGATTTTGGACTGGTGAAACTACTTAAGCAAGGAACAGCACAAATGTTGTCGAGAGTGCATGGAACTAGAGGGTATATTGCACCAGAATGGACTCTAAATCTTCCAATCACAGGCAAGGCTGATGTTTACAGCTATGGAATATTACTTGTTGAGTTAGTGAAGGGGAGTCGGGTTTCCCGATGGGTGTTTGATGGCAAGGAAGAGGTAGAACTGGCTGTTAAATGCACTGTTGATACTCTCAACGAGAAATTGGCTAGCGAAGATCAATCATGGCTGCTGGAATTCATTGACCGCAGGCTTAATGGAGAATTCAACTATTCACAGGCAGCCACAGTGCTAAAGATAGCAGTGTTGTGTCTGGAAGGAGATAGGCGCAGGCGACCAAGCATGGATACTGTGGTTGAAACCCTGCATTCGGCTGTGGGATAA
- the LOC102709471 gene encoding putative receptor protein kinase ZmPK1, whose translation MDSSTLVSIASDDHRQLLAIAMRAVYIFTTLVFFLLMLTIALADNNNSFLARGSSISTQDDTILVSPNGAFSCGFYKVATNAFTFSIWFSRSTEKTVAWTANRDAPVNGEGSRLAFQKDGTLALLDYDGKVVWSTNTTATQANRAGLLDNGNLVVMDPNGQHLWRSFDSPTDTLLPLQPITRNVKLVSASARGLQYSGFNNFLFDSNNMLTLVYNGPDAGSIYWPNPSFDQPWLNGRTTYNNSLYGVLDQKGHFAASDLFQFDASDLGDHVMRRLTLDYDGNLRLYSLNETIGSWSVSWMAFSRVCQMHGVCGINSVCNYLPKLHCSCLQGFEVIEPSDWSKGCKRKADITAISEKGNRHNTNNTINQNFSFRKSTGTDYWGYDLAYKASVPFSECRNICLANSNCQGFGYRKGTGQCYPKFLLFNGRSFPDPYNDLYLKVPKGVSFTKETDSRLNHSCGVTEKLAYTSSQMLEDVSSKFKFGYFLSSVLTLLLIEVVLIVAGFSVVKKWETRPEINDEGYMIISSQFRRFTYKELHKATNCFQEELGSGGSGVVYKGVLDDERKVAVKKLNDVIYGEQELRSQLSVIGRMYHMNLVRIWGFCVDKTKILLVSEYIENGSLDKLLFDDHNLFPVLKWSQRYSIALGVAKGLAYLHHECLEWIVHCDIKPENILLDKDFEPKIADFGLVKLLKQGTTQMLSRVHGTRGYIAPEWALNLPITGKADVYSYGVVLLELVKGIRVSRWVVDGKEEVELAVKRTVDTLSEKLASKDQSWLLEFVDRRLDGEFNYSQAATVLKIAVLCLEGDRHRRPSMDTVVEILLSAVG comes from the exons atggacTCCAGCACATTGGTTTCCATTGCGTCAGATGATCATAGGCAATTGCTTGCCATAGCCATGAGAGCCGTCTACATTTTCACCACACTGGTTTTCTTCCTACTCATGCTCACCATTGCTCTTGCAGATAATAACAACAGCTTCCTTGCCAGAGGTTCATCAATTTCAACCCAGGATGACACCATCTTAGTGTCGCCGAACGGCGCCTTCTCCTGTGGCTTCTACAAGGTGGCCACCAATGCCTTCACCTTCTCCATCTGGTTCTCCAGGTCGACGGAGAAGACGGTCGCTTGGACAGCCAACCGCGATGCTCCGGTGAACGGCGAGGGCTCAAGGCTCGCCTTCCAGAAGGATGGGACCTTGGCCCTTCTTGACTACG ACGGCAAAGTTGTATGGAGCACCAACACAACCGCAACTCAAGCCAACAGGGCAGGGCTTCTCGACAATGGAAATCTTGTTGTCATGGATCCAAACGGCCAGCATCTATGGAGGAGCTTCGACTCGCCAACAGATACGCTTCTGCCGTTGCAGCCAATAACTAGGAATGTCAAACTTGTATCTGCATCTGCAAGGGGTTTGCAATATTCAGGATTCAACAACTTTCTCTTTGATAGTAACAATATGTTGACACTCGTCTATAATGGCCCTGACGCTGGCAGCATATATTGGCCAAATCCTTCCTTCGACCAGCCATGGCTGAATGGGAGGACGACTTATAACAACAGCCTATATGGGGTTCTAGATCAGAAAGGTCATTTTGCAGCAAGTGACTTATTTCAATTTGACGCCTCTGATCTTGGTGATCATGTAATGAGGAGGTTGACACTGGATTACGACGGTAATCTTAGGCTGTACAGCCTAAACGAGACCATTGGCAGCTGGTCAGTTTCTTGGATGGCATTCTCTAGAGTATGTCAAATGCATGGAGTGTGTGGCATAAACAGTGTCTGCAACTACCTTCCTAAACTCCATTGCTCTTGCCTCCAAGGCTTCGAGGTGATTGAACCAAGTGACTGGAGCAAAGGATGCAAGCGCAAGGCAGACATCACAGCCATCTCGGAGAAAGGGAATAGACATAATACAAACAACACAATCAACCAGAACTTCTCTTTCAGAAAGAGCACTGGAACTGACTACTGGGGGTATGACTTGGCCTACAAAGCATCAGTGCCGTTCTCGGAATGTAGAAATATATGCCTGGCAAACTCTAACTGCCAAGGCTTTGGTTACCGAAAAGGAACAGGCCAATGTTATCCAAAGTTCTTGCTTTTCAATGGCAGAAGCTTCCCTGATCCTTACAATGACCTCTATCTGAAAGTTCCTAAGGGGGTATCATTTACCAAAGAAACAGATTCTAGACTAAACCATTCTTGCGGAGTTACTGAAAAACTGGCATACACTTCATCACAAATGTTGGAGGATGTTAGTTCCAAGTTCAAGTTTGGTTACTTCCTTTCTTCTGTGTTAACATTGCTTTTGATTGAAGTGGTTTTAATCGTTGCTGGATTTTCAGTCGTTAAAAAATGGGAGACAAGACCAGAGATTAATGATGAAGGTTACATGATCATTTCTAGCCAGTTCCGAAGATTCACCTACAAGGAGTTACACAAGGCAACGAATTGTTTTCAGGAAGAGCTAGGAAGTGGTGGATCAGGTGTGGTTTACAAGGGAGTCCTTGATGATGAAAGGAAGGTTGCAgtgaaaaagctaaacgatGTGATCTATGGAGAGCAGGAGTTAAGGTCTCAGCTAAGTGTCATAGGAAGAATGTATCATATGAATCTGGTCAGAATCTGGGGGTTTTGTGTGGACAAGACAAAAATACTCTTGGTTTCTGAGTACATTGAGAACGGTTCTTTAGACAAACTTCTATTTGACGATCACAACTTATTTCCTGTCCTAAAATGGAGCCAAAGGTACAGTATTGCACTTGGAGTGGCAAAAGGACTGGCATATCTTCACCATGAGTGTCTTGAATGGATCGTCCACTGCGATATCAAACCGGAAAACATATTGCTAGATAAAGACTTTGAGCCAAAGATTGCTGATTTTGGACTGGTGAAACTACTTAAGCAAGGAACAACACAAATGTTGTCGAGAGTGCATGGAACTAGAGGGTATATTGCACCAGAATGGGCTCTAAATCTTCCTATCACAGGCAAGGCTGATGTTTACAGCTATGGAGTAGTACTTCTTGAGTTAGTGAAGGGGATTCGGGTTTCCAGATGGGTGGTTGATGGCAAGGAGGAGGTAGAACTGGCTGTTAAACGCACTGTTGATACTCTCAGCGAGAAATTGGCTAGCAAAGATCAATCATGGCTGCTGGAATTTGTTGACCGCAGGCTTGATGGAGAATTCAACTATTCACAGGCAGCCACAGTGCTAAAGATAGCAGTGTTGTGTCTGGAAGGAGATAGGCATAGGCGACCAAGCATGGATACTGTGGTTGAAATCCTGCTTTCGGCTGTGGGATAA